Proteins from a genomic interval of Prevotella sp. E13-27:
- a CDS encoding MGMT family protein, with protein MHDYPDRMSPKQARAFRDAVLNIVSQIPCGRVTTYGHIAALAGWPSHSRMVGRTLRYTPGAESLPCHRVVNKEGRTAPGWSRQRTLLEEEGVRFKTNGHVDMARHLWEPPME; from the coding sequence ATGCACGACTACCCAGACAGGATGTCGCCAAAACAGGCTCGGGCGTTTCGTGATGCCGTGCTGAATATCGTCAGCCAGATACCTTGCGGACGGGTGACCACCTACGGCCATATTGCCGCCTTGGCAGGCTGGCCCAGCCATTCGAGGATGGTGGGCCGCACGCTTCGTTATACGCCTGGAGCAGAGTCATTGCCCTGTCATCGTGTGGTCAACAAGGAAGGCCGCACAGCCCCTGGCTGGAGCCGCCAGCGCACCCTGCTTGAGGAAGAGGGTGTCCGTTTCAAGACCAACGGCCATGTGGATATGGCGCGGCATCTGTGGGAACCGCCAATGGAATAA
- the rbr gene encoding rubrerythrin, whose product MKELKGTKTEQNLKEAFAGESMARNKYTYFASKAKKDGFVQIAAIFEETAANEKEHAKMWYKYLNGGSVSDTKTNLADAANGENFEWTDMYARMAKEAREEGFNEIAAKFELVGAIEKHHEERYRKLLKNIEDAVVFSREGDVIWQCSNCGHIVIGKKAPEVCPVCDHPQSYFQIKAENY is encoded by the coding sequence ATGAAAGAACTGAAAGGAACAAAGACCGAGCAGAACCTCAAGGAGGCTTTTGCAGGCGAGAGTATGGCACGCAACAAGTACACGTATTTTGCTTCTAAGGCCAAGAAGGATGGATTCGTGCAGATAGCCGCTATCTTTGAGGAGACCGCTGCCAACGAGAAGGAGCACGCGAAGATGTGGTATAAGTACTTGAATGGCGGTAGCGTGAGCGATACAAAAACAAACCTGGCGGATGCTGCCAATGGCGAGAACTTCGAGTGGACAGATATGTATGCGCGTATGGCCAAGGAGGCTCGCGAGGAGGGTTTTAACGAGATTGCTGCAAAGTTTGAACTCGTTGGGGCTATCGAGAAACATCACGAGGAGCGTTATCGCAAGTTGCTGAAGAACATTGAGGATGCTGTGGTCTTCTCTCGCGAGGGTGATGTCATCTGGCAATGCAGCAACTGCGGCCATATCGTTATCGGCAAGAAGGCTCCCGAGGTGTGTCCAGTGTGTGACCATCCGCAGAGCTACTTCCAGATCAAGGCAGAGAACTATTGA
- a CDS encoding helicase associated domain-containing protein, whose amino-acid sequence MGMTQDERWLAKYNEVVEFIESNHRNPSRHRIEEHDMLNWVKANRKALNAGKLKEERVEKFGILLELTELYKRKNQYE is encoded by the coding sequence ATGGGTATGACGCAGGATGAGAGGTGGTTGGCAAAATACAATGAAGTGGTTGAGTTTATAGAGAGCAACCATCGAAATCCTTCGCGGCATAGAATAGAAGAGCATGACATGCTGAATTGGGTGAAGGCGAATAGGAAAGCTCTTAATGCTGGGAAGCTGAAAGAAGAGAGGGTGGAGAAGTTTGGAATACTTCTGGAATTGACGGAACTATATAAACGGAAGAATCAATATGAATGA
- a CDS encoding FRG domain-containing protein produces MTLYDNRLAAAPMPMSPLFRGESEFHERCLPSLYRREWTPLQKLERQIQLEDFRLILQVNPVIKEMEEGGLEVNYNGLAQHYGIETNILDLTNSFLVAAFFATTTYDPLMDVYRPILHTVSSGVIYFFPTGPFMNFGSDAPIWPIGMEALRRPGEQRGYGVEMDGRHRDLNHYSGAHIFRFWHTPQASIEIWQRTQGSVALFPYDPMAEKVRNMRKYRIYSEEGLRLALDRISVEMGFDEARQKLERMGCTFVKKLPFAYTEREIVYINDLFRKMYPGHFEQTKTD; encoded by the coding sequence ATGACGCTATACGATAATAGATTGGCAGCGGCACCCATGCCGATGTCCCCATTGTTTCGTGGCGAGAGTGAGTTTCATGAGAGATGCCTGCCGTCACTGTACAGAAGAGAGTGGACACCTTTACAGAAGTTAGAAAGGCAGATACAACTGGAAGATTTTAGGCTAATACTGCAAGTGAACCCTGTAATCAAGGAGATGGAAGAGGGGGGACTGGAAGTAAACTATAACGGGCTGGCACAGCACTATGGTATTGAGACGAATATCCTGGATTTGACAAATAGTTTTCTGGTCGCAGCATTCTTTGCCACAACGACCTATGATCCATTGATGGATGTGTACCGTCCTATATTGCACACAGTATCGTCTGGTGTAATATATTTCTTTCCGACAGGACCTTTTATGAACTTTGGTTCTGATGCACCGATATGGCCGATAGGTATGGAGGCATTGCGAAGGCCTGGCGAACAGAGAGGCTATGGTGTGGAGATGGATGGAAGGCATCGAGACCTAAACCATTATTCTGGCGCGCACATATTCCGTTTCTGGCATACGCCGCAAGCTTCGATTGAGATATGGCAGAGGACACAGGGGAGTGTCGCATTGTTTCCGTATGACCCTATGGCTGAAAAGGTGCGAAATATGCGTAAATATAGAATCTATAGTGAAGAAGGGTTGAGATTGGCTCTTGATAGGATATCTGTCGAGATGGGGTTTGACGAGGCTCGCCAGAAGTTGGAACGGATGGGATGTACCTTCGTGAAAAAGTTGCCGTTTGCTTATACAGAGAGGGAAATTGTGTATATCAACGACTTGTTTCGAAAGATGTATCCCGGACACTTTGAGCAAACAAAAACAGATTAA
- a CDS encoding DUF3427 domain-containing protein — MELKSGIYESLIYEALKKKLETLSDKYVFTDSIDSGEAPKLLTNYVAKIINSLLSDDSLFETLDGRFKFVNDILNYIDKNWQCDIDDSLLTNQEELLSGIVDMAGLTKEQAKQRVTMRPLSGFTVSNLFTGSNTDLSIDGEIERDIHTADEIYWIVAFVRFSGVRIFENALREFLAKPNAKLRLITTTYMGASEPKAVDFLKQLAPNKVEIKVSYNCDLDRLHAKSYIFVRESGMNTAYIGSSNMSRSALTKGLEWNMRITNQENPHIIQKALATFDTYWNSDNFEDYDYDRFVAAIAERNEVNRSVGRVLQKYHVLPHQKAILDKLTVEREIHQSYKNLIVAATGTGKTVIAAFDYKRFYDANQRHRLLFVAHRKEILEQSVKTFCSVLGFHEFGELWVGDHRPSASGDLSHLFISIQSFNSNLDTFRRCGADYYDYIVVDEAHHSEAISYQKVFDLFTPKILIGLTATPERADGVNLSNFNQRIAAELRLPEAIDNMLLSPFQYFCVGDRTTDLSHVAWTQGGYDENELVRKLNTTDRLRLITESLPRYLSDEHNCRALCFCARLDHARDVAAGLCLTGYRAAMLSGEDSLERREEIVSQFRARKINYICVVDIYNEGVDIPEIDTVLFLRPTKSLTIFLQQLGRGLRLAPDKECLTVLDFVAQAHVNYSYESRFRALIPKAKNVTTTAIKGAVAESFTMLPRGCTITMDKLAREYIISNIKSAIFNLRRLVLEVRQFRVNNEKPLNLPTFLAQYDLDIRVIYKTRCWSALMREAGMLTYPVDEFTKVFEKNMSRLIHVNSVRYLGFITKLIDNGFEYEHNARNNTFALMLYYDLFAKSIDNFGLASVDEGLKKFGTYPLFVDELRQIMQYLSEHLMISTKPIAELGADNVLELFGCYTREEQLAIFNRRTAEKAGAIPQSGCLNLDDINTELLWVTLNKSDKDFSPSTQYEDYAINEALFNWQSQNSASHQNSGRRYVEQRTNGRKFLLFVREHKVDEYGFTSPYYCLGLVDYVKSHGDKPMTITWAMQNHIPGFILDKAQKMAVG, encoded by the coding sequence ATGGAACTAAAGTCGGGTATATACGAATCGTTGATATATGAGGCTCTGAAGAAAAAGTTGGAGACTCTATCTGATAAGTATGTCTTTACTGACAGTATTGATTCAGGGGAGGCACCTAAATTGCTTACCAATTACGTGGCTAAGATTATCAATAGTCTGCTTTCTGATGATTCGCTGTTTGAGACGCTTGATGGCAGATTCAAATTCGTTAATGACATCCTGAACTACATCGATAAGAACTGGCAATGTGACATTGATGATAGTTTACTGACGAATCAAGAAGAACTGCTGAGTGGTATTGTTGATATGGCCGGACTTACGAAGGAACAGGCAAAACAGCGTGTTACAATGCGTCCTCTTTCTGGCTTCACGGTCAGCAACCTTTTTACAGGTAGTAACACAGATCTTTCGATTGATGGTGAGATAGAACGCGATATTCATACAGCAGATGAGATCTATTGGATAGTTGCTTTTGTGAGGTTTTCTGGTGTCAGAATTTTCGAGAATGCTCTGCGCGAGTTCCTTGCTAAGCCTAATGCAAAATTGAGGCTCATCACCACAACTTACATGGGTGCCAGTGAGCCCAAGGCTGTTGACTTTCTAAAACAGCTGGCTCCCAACAAGGTTGAGATAAAGGTATCTTATAATTGCGACTTAGACCGCTTGCACGCTAAGTCCTATATCTTTGTCAGGGAGAGTGGCATGAATACTGCTTATATTGGTTCTTCGAATATGTCACGTTCCGCTTTGACAAAGGGCTTGGAGTGGAACATGCGTATTACCAATCAGGAGAATCCGCACATCATTCAGAAAGCCCTTGCCACGTTTGACACATACTGGAACAGCGACAATTTCGAGGATTATGACTATGACCGTTTCGTGGCTGCCATAGCAGAGCGAAATGAAGTAAACAGAAGCGTAGGTCGTGTTCTGCAAAAATATCATGTATTGCCTCACCAAAAGGCTATCCTCGACAAATTGACGGTAGAACGTGAGATACATCAAAGCTATAAGAACCTGATAGTAGCTGCAACAGGTACAGGTAAGACCGTGATAGCGGCTTTTGACTACAAGCGTTTCTATGATGCCAATCAGCGCCATCGACTGCTTTTTGTGGCTCATCGAAAGGAAATATTGGAACAGTCTGTCAAGACGTTCTGCTCCGTTTTGGGCTTCCACGAATTTGGTGAACTCTGGGTAGGTGACCACAGACCTTCTGCATCAGGCGACCTGAGTCATTTGTTTATCTCCATACAGTCGTTTAACTCCAATCTCGACACGTTCCGTAGATGTGGAGCCGACTATTATGACTACATCGTTGTGGACGAGGCTCATCATAGTGAAGCTATCAGCTATCAGAAGGTATTCGATTTATTTACGCCCAAGATACTGATAGGTCTGACTGCAACTCCTGAGCGTGCCGATGGCGTGAACCTTTCGAACTTCAATCAGCGTATCGCTGCCGAGCTACGTTTGCCTGAAGCTATCGACAATATGCTGCTGTCGCCTTTCCAATATTTCTGCGTAGGCGACAGAACTACAGACCTGAGTCATGTCGCTTGGACGCAAGGTGGTTACGATGAAAACGAACTTGTGAGAAAACTGAATACCACAGATAGATTGAGGCTTATTACAGAGTCGTTACCTCGTTATTTGTCAGATGAGCACAATTGCCGTGCACTATGTTTTTGCGCGAGGCTTGATCATGCGCGCGATGTAGCAGCGGGATTGTGTCTGACAGGCTATCGTGCAGCCATGTTATCTGGTGAGGACAGTTTGGAACGTCGTGAAGAAATAGTGAGCCAGTTCAGAGCCAGAAAAATCAATTACATCTGTGTGGTTGACATCTATAACGAGGGTGTTGATATTCCTGAGATTGACACGGTGCTTTTCCTGCGTCCAACTAAGAGCCTGACGATATTCCTTCAGCAGTTGGGTCGCGGTCTGCGCCTCGCTCCTGACAAAGAGTGTTTGACGGTACTTGATTTCGTGGCTCAGGCTCATGTAAACTACAGCTATGAAAGCCGTTTCAGGGCATTGATTCCCAAAGCGAAGAATGTCACAACAACAGCCATTAAGGGTGCTGTGGCAGAGAGTTTCACGATGCTACCTCGTGGATGCACCATCACGATGGATAAACTGGCTCGTGAGTACATCATCAGCAATATCAAGTCGGCCATCTTTAATCTGCGACGCCTTGTTCTGGAAGTACGCCAATTCAGAGTCAATAATGAGAAACCTCTAAATCTGCCAACATTCTTAGCGCAATACGATTTGGATATTCGCGTCATCTATAAAACAAGATGCTGGAGTGCATTGATGCGTGAAGCAGGCATGTTAACCTATCCTGTAGACGAGTTCACAAAAGTTTTCGAGAAGAATATGTCTCGCCTCATTCATGTTAACTCAGTCAGGTATCTTGGTTTTATCACAAAACTTATAGATAACGGATTTGAATATGAGCATAATGCAAGAAACAACACCTTTGCGCTGATGCTTTACTATGATTTGTTTGCGAAGTCGATAGACAATTTTGGACTAGCCAGCGTTGATGAAGGCCTGAAGAAGTTTGGGACTTATCCGTTGTTCGTAGACGAGTTGCGTCAGATTATGCAGTACTTGTCAGAACATCTGATGATATCCACGAAGCCTATCGCAGAATTGGGAGCTGATAACGTACTCGAATTGTTTGGTTGTTATACCCGTGAGGAACAACTCGCTATTTTCAATAGGCGTACAGCAGAAAAAGCTGGTGCCATTCCTCAAAGTGGCTGTTTGAATTTGGATGATATTAATACAGAGCTGCTTTGGGTGACACTGAATAAAAGTGACAAAGACTTCTCGCCAAGTACGCAATACGAAGACTATGCCATCAACGAGGCATTGTTTAATTGGCAGTCACAAAACAGCGCAAGTCATCAGAATTCTGGCCGTCGTTATGTAGAGCAAAGGACGAATGGTCGCAAGTTCTTGTTGTTTGTTAGAGAGCACAAAGTGGATGAATATGGTTTTACCTCACCTTATTATTGTTTAGGATTGGTGGACTATGTCAAATCGCATGGCGACAAACCCATGACTATTACTTGGGCCATGCAGAATCATATACCCGGCTTTATCTTGGATAAGGCTCAGAAAATGGCAGTAGGATAA
- a CDS encoding RecQ family ATP-dependent DNA helicase, with translation MIAFIDTEVNPQTKKVADYGAVREDGAVLHSSFKADFDAFVSKCDTVCGHNIINFDLMYTSLRGNPMIVDTLFLSPLLFPKRPYHHLVKDDKLQVDELNNPVNDSMKARDLLNDEVAAWNQLTENRREIYYYLLNETQEFGGFFKYIGYSPNVSWISSIFAFRLDWKQLILKEYEGKICSNADFEILAKQYPIELAYCLAVIGADDIFSITPAWVIRNYPQVVNVMNMLCNTSCGDCEFCHQRLDAHYGLKEFFGYDEFRIFDGVPMQQQAVESAIQGESLLTIFPTGGGKSLTFQLPALMAGRNTHGLTVVISPLQSLMKDQVDNLAARGISDAVTINGLLDPIERATAIEQVADGTANLLYIAPEMLRSKTIERLLMGRNVVRFVIDEAHCFSAWGHDFRVDYLYIGDFIRQLQEKKQLDQPIAVSCFTATAKQKVISDICDYFRAKLGLELKVFAANAERKNLRYSVLHADTADEKYNLLRSLILGHNCPSIVYVSRTRRTRELAQHLVNDGIRALPFNGKMEAAEKVKNQNAFMSGEAQVIVATSAFGMGVDKKDVGLVVHYNISDSLENYVQEAGRAGRDPQMQAECFVLYADSDLDKHFILLNQTKLSISEIQQVWKAIKDLTAKRDKVSCSPLDIARQAGWGDEIDDIETRVKAAIAALEDAGFIQRGSNSPHVFATGIAVKNMDEARRKLMISPLFDEQSREEAARIIKSLISARATAEGRGAEAESRVDYLADILGMNKATVIRNINLMRQDGLLADSRDMQAWITKSTTVRNLDAMLRLEQFMLQQFSEESRRFSYKELNEEAQKAGMNYSNVKRLRMLLHFMTLKGYIYKQEHSITGYVNVRFQSSKEATNTRFERRMDISRFIVDSLSVQKDDGKDTTLVNFSVVELLQQFIASRQKTMFAENEKPTIADIEEALLYLTKTELMKIEGGFIVLYNTMQIGRLVATRTRYGKEQYRLLDEFYKQRIRQIHIVGEYANLMVRDYNAALRFVNDYFTLDFRKFINQYFKEERRAQIDQNITPAKYNKLFGELSNRQCEIIDDKESKYIVVAAGPGSGKTRVLVHKLASLLLLEDVKHEQLLMLTFSRAAATEFKKRLIDLVGNAAHYVDIKTFHSYSFDLVGKQGSLDEAKDVVRLAAEMIENSEVEASKIAKSVLVIDEAQDMGQDDFRLVQALMRQNEEMRVIAVGDDDQNIYGFRGSDSRYMQSLVEQEGAKLYEMTDNYRSAKAVVDCANRYVQRIPGRLKHTSIKSATREDGKVMTLKSLLDAEIKVEGSTAILTRTNEETMQVAYELEQRGLHATIAQSMGGFRFGNLAEVRYFLKQLGGKNEVTISKEKWNEAKQRTLETYASSSCLSVMQHFFSDFEITHQFYYRSDLREYIFESNIEDFIAADDKSVFVSTIHKAKGREFNTVYLLSPIPDGRDVNDVRAYYVGLTRAKRNLYLVTNPPTEYSSISIALNMRDVWLDFFKGRKDIVLRLRSGDNLQYKDGYLLNEQEINIAALSASGKDKLKVWTHKGYEVTNAKVSYTLAWKPKDADMEYAVCLANMVLSKIENNKE, from the coding sequence ATGATTGCATTTATTGATACGGAGGTGAATCCGCAGACGAAAAAGGTGGCGGATTACGGAGCAGTTAGGGAGGATGGTGCAGTATTGCACTCTAGCTTCAAGGCTGACTTCGATGCCTTTGTGTCAAAATGCGATACGGTGTGTGGGCATAACATCATCAATTTCGACCTGATGTATACTTCATTGAGGGGTAATCCTATGATTGTTGATACGCTGTTTTTATCACCTCTACTTTTCCCTAAGCGACCATATCATCATCTGGTAAAGGATGATAAGTTACAGGTGGACGAACTGAACAATCCTGTGAATGATTCGATGAAGGCTCGTGACTTGCTAAATGACGAGGTTGCAGCTTGGAATCAGTTGACGGAGAATAGAAGGGAAATCTATTATTACTTGCTGAATGAAACACAGGAGTTTGGAGGCTTTTTCAAGTATATAGGATATTCGCCAAATGTCAGTTGGATATCATCCATATTTGCATTCAGACTAGATTGGAAGCAATTGATTCTAAAGGAGTATGAGGGGAAGATATGCAGTAATGCTGACTTCGAAATCTTGGCCAAACAGTATCCCATAGAGTTGGCTTATTGTTTAGCTGTTATTGGTGCTGACGACATCTTTTCTATCACTCCGGCATGGGTAATACGAAACTACCCGCAGGTGGTGAATGTGATGAACATGCTGTGCAACACATCTTGTGGCGATTGCGAGTTTTGTCATCAGCGGTTAGATGCTCATTACGGGCTGAAGGAATTCTTTGGTTATGATGAGTTCCGTATCTTCGATGGTGTTCCTATGCAACAGCAGGCAGTGGAATCTGCTATTCAAGGAGAATCCTTGCTGACGATATTCCCGACAGGAGGTGGTAAGAGTCTTACGTTCCAATTGCCTGCTTTGATGGCTGGGCGGAATACGCATGGGCTAACAGTGGTTATTTCGCCTTTACAGTCGTTGATGAAAGACCAGGTGGACAACCTTGCTGCTCGTGGTATTAGTGATGCAGTGACCATCAATGGACTATTAGATCCTATCGAACGTGCTACTGCTATTGAGCAGGTAGCTGATGGAACTGCCAATTTGTTATATATCGCTCCAGAAATGTTGCGTAGCAAGACCATAGAGCGATTGTTGATGGGGCGCAATGTTGTTCGTTTTGTAATAGATGAGGCACACTGCTTCTCAGCATGGGGTCACGATTTCCGTGTGGATTATCTATATATCGGTGATTTCATTCGCCAGTTGCAGGAAAAGAAACAGTTAGACCAACCAATTGCGGTTTCGTGTTTTACAGCGACAGCCAAACAAAAGGTTATCAGCGATATCTGTGACTACTTCAGAGCCAAGTTGGGCTTGGAACTGAAAGTGTTTGCAGCCAATGCAGAGCGTAAGAATTTGCGTTACTCTGTGCTTCATGCTGATACTGCTGATGAGAAATATAACTTACTTCGCTCATTGATTCTAGGGCACAATTGCCCTTCGATAGTATATGTATCACGAACCCGAAGAACTCGCGAATTGGCACAGCATTTGGTCAATGACGGCATTCGAGCTTTGCCATTCAATGGAAAAATGGAGGCAGCCGAGAAGGTGAAAAACCAGAATGCGTTTATGAGTGGTGAAGCACAGGTGATTGTCGCCACTTCTGCATTCGGTATGGGCGTTGACAAAAAAGATGTGGGATTGGTAGTACACTATAACATCAGCGACTCACTGGAGAACTACGTGCAAGAGGCTGGCCGTGCAGGACGTGATCCACAAATGCAGGCAGAATGCTTTGTACTGTATGCTGACAGCGACCTTGATAAGCACTTTATACTTCTCAACCAGACGAAGCTCAGTATCAGTGAAATTCAGCAGGTTTGGAAAGCCATTAAGGATCTTACGGCTAAGCGAGATAAGGTAAGTTGTTCGCCATTGGATATAGCACGTCAGGCTGGATGGGGAGATGAAATAGATGACATTGAGACTCGAGTTAAAGCTGCAATAGCAGCTCTCGAAGATGCAGGATTCATACAACGTGGCAGTAACTCGCCGCACGTATTTGCTACGGGTATTGCCGTGAAGAATATGGACGAGGCACGGCGTAAGCTGATGATTTCACCTCTCTTTGACGAACAGTCACGTGAAGAAGCTGCCCGCATCATCAAATCACTCATCAGTGCACGTGCGACTGCAGAAGGACGAGGTGCTGAAGCTGAAAGTCGGGTGGATTATCTCGCTGATATCCTTGGCATGAATAAAGCGACTGTCATACGCAACATCAATTTGATGCGGCAGGATGGCTTGCTGGCCGATAGTCGCGACATGCAAGCATGGATTACCAAGAGTACGACAGTGAGGAACCTTGATGCCATGTTGCGACTGGAACAGTTTATGTTGCAGCAGTTCTCAGAAGAGTCACGTCGGTTCAGTTATAAGGAACTGAATGAGGAAGCTCAAAAGGCAGGCATGAATTATTCTAATGTCAAACGCCTAAGGATGTTGCTGCACTTCATGACGCTGAAAGGATATATCTACAAACAAGAGCATAGTATTACGGGATACGTCAATGTAAGATTTCAGTCGTCCAAAGAAGCAACAAATACTCGATTTGAACGACGGATGGATATTAGTAGGTTTATTGTCGACAGTTTGAGTGTTCAGAAGGACGATGGCAAGGACACTACGCTTGTTAACTTTTCCGTTGTAGAACTACTACAGCAATTCATTGCCAGTCGACAAAAAACGATGTTTGCCGAAAATGAAAAGCCCACAATTGCTGACATCGAGGAAGCTTTGCTGTATCTCACCAAGACAGAGTTGATGAAGATAGAGGGTGGTTTTATCGTTCTCTATAATACCATGCAGATAGGCCGCCTCGTTGCAACACGAACACGATATGGCAAGGAACAATATCGCTTGTTGGATGAATTCTATAAACAACGAATCCGCCAGATCCATATCGTGGGTGAATATGCAAACTTGATGGTGCGTGACTACAATGCTGCATTGCGTTTTGTGAACGACTACTTTACACTTGATTTCCGCAAATTCATCAACCAGTATTTCAAAGAAGAACGTCGGGCGCAGATTGACCAGAATATCACTCCCGCTAAATACAATAAACTCTTTGGTGAGCTCTCCAATCGTCAATGTGAGATTATTGATGACAAGGAGTCGAAATATATCGTGGTGGCAGCAGGACCGGGAAGTGGTAAAACGCGCGTATTAGTGCATAAGTTGGCGTCATTGTTGTTACTGGAGGATGTAAAACACGAACAGCTGCTGATGCTTACGTTTTCGAGAGCAGCAGCAACAGAGTTCAAGAAACGACTCATAGATTTGGTGGGTAATGCTGCGCACTATGTGGACATCAAAACATTCCATTCCTATAGCTTTGACCTTGTTGGCAAACAGGGAAGTTTGGACGAGGCCAAAGATGTGGTACGCCTTGCAGCAGAGATGATTGAAAATAGCGAGGTGGAGGCATCGAAGATAGCAAAGAGTGTGCTGGTTATTGATGAGGCTCAGGATATGGGCCAGGATGATTTCCGTTTGGTTCAGGCTTTGATGCGACAGAATGAAGAAATGCGTGTCATTGCTGTGGGTGATGACGACCAGAATATTTATGGCTTCCGTGGTTCCGACTCACGATATATGCAGTCACTCGTTGAGCAAGAGGGTGCTAAGTTATACGAGATGACAGACAACTATCGCTCTGCGAAAGCAGTAGTTGACTGTGCCAACCGATATGTGCAGCGGATTCCTGGTCGTTTGAAACATACTTCCATCAAGTCTGCGACACGGGAAGATGGCAAGGTGATGACTTTGAAATCGCTTCTGGATGCTGAAATTAAAGTGGAGGGAAGTACCGCTATATTGACTCGCACAAATGAGGAAACAATGCAAGTAGCTTATGAGTTAGAGCAACGCGGCTTACATGCTACAATTGCGCAATCAATGGGAGGATTCCGTTTTGGGAATCTTGCGGAAGTCCGCTATTTCCTTAAACAGCTTGGTGGGAAAAATGAAGTGACCATTTCAAAAGAAAAGTGGAATGAGGCCAAACAGCGTACACTGGAAACCTATGCGTCAAGTTCTTGTCTAAGTGTCATGCAGCATTTCTTCTCAGACTTTGAGATTACTCATCAATTCTACTATCGCAGCGACTTACGTGAATACATCTTCGAGTCGAATATTGAAGATTTTATAGCAGCTGATGATAAGTCAGTGTTTGTGAGCACTATCCACAAAGCAAAGGGGCGTGAATTTAATACCGTTTATCTTTTGTCGCCAATTCCAGACGGGAGGGATGTTAATGATGTGCGAGCTTATTACGTGGGACTCACTCGGGCAAAGCGTAACCTGTATCTGGTTACAAATCCTCCTACCGAGTATTCTTCGATATCGATCGCTTTGAATATGCGTGATGTCTGGCTTGATTTCTTTAAGGGACGCAAGGATATTGTGCTTCGTCTCAGAAGTGGTGACAACCTGCAATACAAAGACGGATACCTGCTAAATGAACAAGAAATCAATATTGCTGCTTTGTCTGCCTCTGGTAAAGACAAACTGAAGGTATGGACGCATAAAGGTTACGAAGTGACAAACGCAAAGGTAAGCTATACTTTGGCTTGGAAACCCAAAGATGCAGATATGGAATATGCCGTTTGTTTGGCAAATATGGTTTTATCTAAGATTGAAAATAATAAAGAATAA
- a CDS encoding superoxide dismutase, whose amino-acid sequence MGKFELMALPYAIDALEPVISKQTLEFHHGKHLTGYVNNLNGLLPGSGFENASLEDIVLKATGGMLNNAGQILNHELYFGQFSGEPTKSAPTGKLAEAIERDFGSFEAFKEAFQKGGATLFGSGWVWLSADKDGKLVITQEANAANPIQKGLKPLLTFDVWEHAYYLDYQNRRPDHLAALWQIIDWNVIEQRYQNR is encoded by the coding sequence ATGGGAAAGTTTGAATTGATGGCGCTACCGTATGCGATCGACGCATTGGAGCCGGTGATCAGCAAGCAGACGCTGGAGTTTCATCATGGGAAGCATTTGACGGGGTATGTGAATAACCTGAACGGGTTGCTGCCAGGAAGTGGCTTTGAGAATGCTTCGTTAGAAGATATCGTGCTGAAGGCTACAGGCGGAATGCTGAATAACGCGGGGCAGATACTGAACCATGAGTTGTATTTTGGGCAGTTCTCGGGTGAGCCGACGAAATCGGCTCCTACGGGAAAACTCGCTGAAGCAATCGAGCGAGACTTCGGGTCGTTTGAGGCGTTCAAGGAGGCATTCCAGAAGGGTGGGGCAACGCTCTTTGGTTCTGGATGGGTGTGGCTGTCGGCTGATAAGGATGGCAAACTGGTGATTACTCAGGAGGCAAATGCTGCGAATCCCATTCAGAAGGGCCTGAAGCCGCTGCTGACCTTTGACGTGTGGGAGCATGCGTACTATCTGGACTATCAGAACCGTCGTCCTGACCATCTGGCCGCCCTCTGGCAGATTATCGATTGGAACGTCATCGAACAGCGCTATCAAAACAGATAA
- a CDS encoding helix-turn-helix transcriptional regulator, translating to MEDINRIKMVLFEKKRTARWLAGQLGVTPSTVSKWCTNTSQPDLACLLKIADLLEVDIKELLVREYKQYLLSQESK from the coding sequence ATGGAAGATATTAACCGAATAAAAATGGTCTTGTTCGAGAAGAAACGAACTGCACGTTGGCTTGCAGGACAGTTGGGGGTTACTCCGTCAACGGTCAGTAAATGGTGTACTAACACTTCGCAGCCAGATTTGGCTTGTCTGCTGAAGATTGCAGACTTGCTCGAAGTGGATATCAAGGAACTACTTGTGAGAGAGTACAAACAATATCTCCTTTCTCAGGAATCAAAATGA